Part of the Arcobacter sp. F155 genome, AGAGTATTTTAAATACTTCAGATAGTTTTTTAGCATCTTTATAAGGTCTATCATTAGATGTTAATGCTTCAAAGATATCAGCTAAAATCATAATTCTATCTTCTAAGGCTAATTGAGATTCATCTAATCCTCTTGGATATCCTTTTCCATTTAGTTTTTCATGGTGGTTTGCAGCTATATTTAATACATCTTTATATTTTTTTGGGAAAGGTAACGATGATAACATATCAAGTGAAAGCTGGGCATGATAGTTCATTATTGATTTTTCATCATTTGTAAGAGTTCCTTTTTTTATACATAGGTTAAACTCTTCATCTTCAGATAAGAAGTTTATCTCTTTTCCTTCTTTTTTGTATTTATATTGAGCTATTAATTTAACTCTTTGAACATCTTCATCTTTCATGAACTCACCACCAATATTAGCTTTTTTTAGAAACTTAATATCATCATCGAAGTTCTTGATATTTTTATCATACTCTTCTTTTGTAATTTCATTTTTAAGAAGTTTTATCTCTTCATCTCTTTTTAAAATTTCAATTCTTTCTTCTATAAACTCAATTCTATCTATCATTTTCTCTAGTTTTGTTGATTTGTCAATAACAGATTCAGGCATAGAGATTTTACCAATATCATGCATCCATGCTGCAAGTTCAATTTGTCTAAAATCATTTTCACTATAACTAACATCTTTATAGATAGTTTTATCTTCATGTATTGCTTGAGCAAGATAGTTTGCAACTTTTGCAACTCTTCCAATATGATTTCTAGTATGTTTTGATTTTGCATCAATTGCATGTGCAATAGTTGCCACAAAAGCATTTAAAAAGTCTTCTAAACTATTTATTAGAAAACTATTTGTTAAAGCCATTGCTGCTTGTGAAGCTAAGGCTTTAATTACTTTTTCATCTTCCTCATTAAAAGGAATTTTTGATTTTGAGATTTTTGTTTTGTTTATAAGTTGAAGTACTCCAATTACATCTTCTTCATGATTTACTAATGGAATTACAAGCATTGATTTTGATTCATAACCAGTTGTTTTATCAAAATCTTTAGTTCCTTGGAAGTTATACTCTTCATTATTGTAAACATCTGGAATATTGATAATTCTATTCTCTAAAGCTGCAACTACTGCAACCATACTTTTATTTTTTGAGCCATCATTTAAATATAAAGGCAAAGAATCCCATGTTAGATTATCTTTTGTTCCTCCCATAAAAATATTTAATGGATCATTTTGAACTACTTTAAACTCTAATGACTTTTTATCCCTTGATAGAATATATAGTGTACCTGCTTCACAGTGAGTTAGTTCTCTTGTAAGAGTAAGAATCATTTCAAAAAGTACACTTTTATCAAGTTCACTTGAAAGTTGAAGGTTTATATCCATAATTCTTTCAAATTTATTTTGACTTATAATATCAGACTCAATTTGTTTTGTGTCAATATGAATTATATCACCTTCGTTTAGTATTTTCCCACCATTTTTTAATATTTCATACTCATTGATTTCTTCAACCATCTTTTCAAAATATGAGGGTTTAATATGATATAAGAATATTTGTACATCATCTCTTTTTAGATTTTTTAAATCCTCTTTTAATAGCTTTGGAGTTAGATGCATACTTGTTTGAGCTAGTTGTTCTAAATAAGAAGGGAATGAACACTCTACGATAAGACATTTGATTTTACTGTTATTATTTATAGTTTCCCACATTTTAGGATTTGAGTACGTGTCACCACTTATTAGATAACCTGTATCATCATCTTTTATAATTTGATATCCATATGCACCAGCTATATGGTTAGCTTTTATTGCAGTTATCTCATAGTTTTCTATTTTTATTGTTTCATCTTCATGGATTTCAATAAACTCTAAAGCTTTTTTATTACTATTAAGAAGATTAATTTTTGTAAAATCTGGCCAAATTTTATCATTAAAAGTATGTTCTTTTAAAGAGTTTAATGTCTCTTTTGAACCATATACTTTTAGGGTCTCTTCTCTTTTTTCATAAAAGCTTTCTATAATAAAAGGTAAGTCAGTTATGTGGTCAGAGTGAGAGTGAGTAATAAAAATGTGATTTATTAAAAGAGTTTCATCGCTTAATGAGTTGATTACATTTCCAGCATCAACTACAATACTTTTAAAAACTTGAAAAGAGGTAGTTCCTTTAAGTTTTGTTTTACTACCACTTGCTCCAAGTATTTTTAAGTAGTTCATTTAAAATCCTTATGAATGAAGAAATCATTTACTTTTTTATTTTATAAGTATACTATTTTTCTTCATTGATTTCAAAGTCATCATAAGGATCCATATGAATATTTATAATCCAGTCTTTTTTAGGGTCTAGTTTTTTGATTTTATCTTCTATTTTATCAGATACTCTATGGGCATCCATAAGAGTAATTACACAATCAAATACTAAATGAACTTCTACGAAAGTTTGGCTTCCTGCTTCTCTTGTTTTAAGTAAGTGGTGTGTATTTACTTTCTCTTCATTTTTAATAATTTGAACTATCTCTTTTACTATTTCTTCATCAACAGCTCTATCAAGTAAAACTAAAACACCATCTTGAATTAGCTCATAAGCAGAATAGATAATAAAAAGTGAAATACCTCCACCAACAATTACATCAATTAGTTCAATTCCAGTGAAGTTTACTAAAATAAGAGATACAAAAACAGCTGCATTTGTATAAACATCTGTTTTATAGTGTAGGGCATCAGCTTTGATAACCATACTTCCAGTCTGTTTTGCTACACGATTTAAATAGATAACTAAACTTACTGTAATAACAATTGAAATAGTCATTACAATTAATGACATCTCTAAGTATTGTGATGTTTCACCATTGATTGCTTTTTTAATTGCTTGGTAAAGTAAAAATAGACCAGAGATACAAATAATAGTACCTTCAATAACAGAAGCTAGGGCTTCAATTTTTCCTCTTCCATAGTTAAAGTGTTTATCAGCAGGTTTTTCAGAGTTACTAATCGCAAAATAGTTGAAGATAGATACAAACATATCAAGTACAGAGTCAATGGCAGAAGCAAGAACAGCAACTGAACCACTTGCAATTCCTACTACTAATTTGATTAGTGTAAGAATTGCTGCAACGCTACTTGATACAACCGTTGCTTTTTTTTGTGGGGTCATATTAAGAGTAATTTTCCTCTACAAACTTTTTAATTCTTCTAATACCTTCTTCGATAGTAGCTAAATCAGTTGCAAAAGAGAATCTAAAGTAACCTTCTGTTCCAAATGCAAGACCTGGAACAACTGCTACACCTTCTTTTTCTAATAAATCAGCAGAGAATTTCATTGAGTCTCCACCAATTTCTTTAATGTTTACAAAAAGATAGAAAGCTCCTTGTGGTACAACACAAGAGATTCCATTGATTGCATTGAAAGATTCAACTGCAACATTTCTTCTTTTTTCAAACTCTTTTCTCATAACTTCGATATCAGCATCTGCACTTCCATCTAAGGCTGCTACTGCTGCTTGTAAAGTTACTGAGTTAACATTTGAAGTTACTTGACCTTGAAGTTTAGTCATAGCTTTTACTAATGCTTTATGAGGAGTTGCGATATATCCGTATCTCCAACCTGTCATAGCAACAGCTTTACTAATACCATTAATAGTTACTGTTCTTTGGAACATATCATCACTTACAGAAGCTACTGCTGTGAACTCTTTTCCATCATACATGATTTTTTCATACATTTCATCAGTAAATACTAAAATATCAGTACCTTTAAGTACTTCTGCTAAAGATAATAACTCTTCTTTTGAATATACTGCACCAGTTGGATTAGATGGAGTATTTAAAAGTAAGATTTTTGTTTTATCTGTAATTGCTGCTTTTAATTGTTCAGCAGTGATTTTGAACTCTGTTGAGTCGTCTGTTTCAATA contains:
- a CDS encoding pyridoxal phosphate-dependent aminotransferase: MKIASRMENLSPSVTMAITALARELKAQGKDILSFSAGEPDFDTPEVIKEAAIKAIKDGHTKYTAVEGTIETKKAIIKKLKKDHGLDYELDEIIVSNGAKHSLFNLFQCLIEEGDEVIIPAPYWVTYPEQVKFSDGVPVFIETDDSTEFKITAEQLKAAITDKTKILLLNTPSNPTGAVYSKEELLSLAEVLKGTDILVFTDEMYEKIMYDGKEFTAVASVSDDMFQRTVTINGISKAVAMTGWRYGYIATPHKALVKAMTKLQGQVTSNVNSVTLQAAVAALDGSADADIEVMRKEFEKRRNVAVESFNAINGISCVVPQGAFYLFVNIKEIGGDSMKFSADLLEKEGVAVVPGLAFGTEGYFRFSFATDLATIEEGIRRIKKFVEENYS
- a CDS encoding HD domain-containing phosphohydrolase, translated to MNYLKILGASGSKTKLKGTTSFQVFKSIVVDAGNVINSLSDETLLINHIFITHSHSDHITDLPFIIESFYEKREETLKVYGSKETLNSLKEHTFNDKIWPDFTKINLLNSNKKALEFIEIHEDETIKIENYEITAIKANHIAGAYGYQIIKDDDTGYLISGDTYSNPKMWETINNNSKIKCLIVECSFPSYLEQLAQTSMHLTPKLLKEDLKNLKRDDVQIFLYHIKPSYFEKMVEEINEYEILKNGGKILNEGDIIHIDTKQIESDIISQNKFERIMDINLQLSSELDKSVLFEMILTLTRELTHCEAGTLYILSRDKKSLEFKVVQNDPLNIFMGGTKDNLTWDSLPLYLNDGSKNKSMVAVVAALENRIINIPDVYNNEEYNFQGTKDFDKTTGYESKSMLVIPLVNHEEDVIGVLQLINKTKISKSKIPFNEEDEKVIKALASQAAMALTNSFLINSLEDFLNAFVATIAHAIDAKSKHTRNHIGRVAKVANYLAQAIHEDKTIYKDVSYSENDFRQIELAAWMHDIGKISMPESVIDKSTKLEKMIDRIEFIEERIEILKRDEEIKLLKNEITKEEYDKNIKNFDDDIKFLKKANIGGEFMKDEDVQRVKLIAQYKYKKEGKEINFLSEDEEFNLCIKKGTLTNDEKSIMNYHAQLSLDMLSSLPFPKKYKDVLNIAANHHEKLNGKGYPRGLDESQLALEDRIMILADIFEALTSNDRPYKDAKKLSEVFKILSFMAKDGEIDGELLKFFHENSVLLKYAKEELFDYQVDECKLLF
- a CDS encoding cation diffusion facilitator family transporter, translating into MTPQKKATVVSSSVAAILTLIKLVVGIASGSVAVLASAIDSVLDMFVSIFNYFAISNSEKPADKHFNYGRGKIEALASVIEGTIICISGLFLLYQAIKKAINGETSQYLEMSLIVMTISIVITVSLVIYLNRVAKQTGSMVIKADALHYKTDVYTNAAVFVSLILVNFTGIELIDVIVGGGISLFIIYSAYELIQDGVLVLLDRAVDEEIVKEIVQIIKNEEKVNTHHLLKTREAGSQTFVEVHLVFDCVITLMDAHRVSDKIEDKIKKLDPKKDWIINIHMDPYDDFEINEEK